The following coding sequences lie in one Manis javanica isolate MJ-LG chromosome X, MJ_LKY, whole genome shotgun sequence genomic window:
- the DUSP9 gene encoding dual specificity protein phosphatase 9, translated as MEGLGRSCLWLRQELSPPRPRLLLLDCRSRELYESARIGGALSVALPALLLRRLRRGSLSVRALLPGPPLQPPPPAPVLLYDQGGGRPRRGEAEAEEWEAESVLDTLLQKLREEGYLAYYLQGGFSRFQAECPHLCETSLNGHGGPSTAPVPNRVVGLGSLCLGSDCSDMESEPDRDFMSCGLDSEGATPSTAGLLPSFPVQILPNLYLGSARDSANVESLAKLGIRYILNVTPNLPNLFEKNGDFHYKQIPISDHWSQNLSQFFPEAIAFIDEALSQNCGVLVHCLAGVSRSVTVTVAYLMQKRHLSLNDAYDLVKRKKSNISPNFNFMGQLLDFERSLRLEDRRAAAPRSGERESEASDPPSFFTTPTSDGVFELDPT; from the exons ATGGAGGGTCTGGGCCGCTCGTGCCTGTGGCTGCGCCAGGAGCTGTCACCCCCGCGGCCGCGGCTCCTGCTCCTGGACTGCCGCAGCCGCGAGCTGTACGAGTCGGCGCGCATCGGAGGGGCGCTGAGCGTGGCCCTGCCCGCGCTGCTGCTGCGCCGCCTGCGGCGGGGGAGTCTGTCAGTGCGCGCACTCCTGCCCGGGCCGCCGCTGCAGCCGCCCCCGCCCGCCCCGGTGCTCCTGTACGACCAGGGTGGGGGTAGGCCCCGGCGCGGGGAGGCCGAGGCCGAGGAGTGGGAGGCCGAGTCGGTGCTGGATACCCTGCTCCAGAAGCTGCGGGAGGAAGGCTACCTGGCCTACTACCTACAGG GTGGCTTCAGCAGATTCCAGGCTGAGTGCCCTCATCTATGTGAGACCAGCCTCAACGGCCATGGTGGCCCAAGCACAGCCCCAGTGCCCAACCGGGTGGTGGGGCTGGGCAGCCTATGCCTCGGCTCCGACTGTTCTGACATGGAATCCGAGCCCGACCGTGACTTCATGAGCTGTGGCCTGGATTCAGAGGGTGCCACGCCCTCCACAGCAGGTCTGCTACCATCCTTCCCCGTCCAGATCCTGCCCAACCTCTACCTGGGCAGTGCCCGGGATTCAGCCAATGTGGAGAGCTTGGCCAAGCTGGGCATCCGCTACATCCTCAATGTCACCCCCAACCTCCCTAACCTCTTCGAGAAGAACGGCGACTTTCACTACAAGCAGATCCCTATCTCAGACCACTGGAGCCAGAACTTGTCCCAGTTCTTTCCAGAGGCCATTGCATTCATTG ACGAGGCCTTGTCCCAGAACTGCGGAGTGCTTGTTCACTGCCTGGCGGGTGTCAGCCGCTCCGTCACTGTCACCGTGGCCTACCTCATGCAGAAGCGCCACCTCTCGCTCAATGATGCCTATGACTTGGTCAAGCGCAAGAAGTCTAACATCTCCCCTAACTTCAACTTCATGGGGCAGCTGCTGGACTTTGAGCGCAGCCTGCGGCTGGAAGACAGGCGGGCCGCGGCACCCCGCAGTGGGGAGCGGGAGTCAGAAGCCTCCGACCCACCCTCTTTCTTCACCACCCCCACCAGCGATGGGGTCTTTGAGCTGGACCCCACATAG
- the PNCK gene encoding calcium/calmodulin-dependent protein kinase type 1B isoform X1 — translation MLLLKKQTEDISSVYEIREKLGSGAFSEVVLAQERGSSRLVALKCIPKKALGGKEALVENEIAVLRRVSHPNIVALEDVHESPSHLYLAMELVTGGELFDRIMERGSYTEKDASHLVGQVLGAVSYLHSLGIVHRDLKPENLLYATPFEDSKIMVSDFGLSKIQAGNMLGTACGTPGYVAPELLEQKPYGKAVDVWALGVISYILLCGYPPFYDESDPELFSQILRASYEFDSPFWDDISESAKDFIRHLLERDPQKRFTCQQALQHLWISGDAAFDKDILGSVSEQIQKNFARTHWKRAFNATSFLRHIRKLGQSPEGEEASERRMAHHSHPKW, via the exons ATGCTGCTGCTCAAGAAACAGACCGAGGACATCAGCAGCGTCTATGAGATCCGGGAGAAGCTTGgctc GGGCGCCTTCTCTGAGGTGGTGCTAGCCCAGGAGCGGGGCTCCTCGCGCCTTGTTGCCCTCAAGTGCATCCCCAAGAAGGCCCTTGGAGGCAAGGAGGCCCTGGTGGAGAACGAGATTGCAGTGCTCCGGAG AGTCAGCCACCCCAACATTGTGGCTCTGGAGGACGTTCACGAGAGCCCGTCCCACCTCTACCTGGCCATGGAGCT GGTAACTGGGGGCGAGCTGTTTGACCGCATCATGGAGCGCGGGTCCTACACAGAGAAGGACGCCAGCCATCTGGTGGGCCAAGTCCTTGGCGCTGTCTCCTACCTGCACAGCCTGGGCATCGTGCACCGTGACCTCAAG CCTGAAAACCTTCTCTATGCCACACCGTTCGAGGACTCCAAAATCATGGTCTCTGACTTTGGCCTCTCCAAAATCCAGGCTGGCAACATGCTAGGCACTGCCTGTGGGACACCAGGATATGTGG ccccagagctCTTGGAGCAGAAACCCTACGGGAAGGCCGTGGATGTGTGGGCCCTGGGTGTCATCTCCTACATCCT GCTGTGTGGGTATCCCCCCTTCTACGACGAGAGCGACCCCGAACTCTTCAGCCAGATCCTGAGGGCCAGCTACGAGTTTGACTCACCCTTTTGGGATGACATCTCAGAATCAG CCAAAGATTTCATCCGGCACCTTCTGGAGCGAGACCCCCAGAAGAGGTTCACCTGCCAGCAGGCCTTACAGCATCTCTG GATCTCTGGGGATGCAGCCTTTGACAAGGACATCCTGGGTTCAGTCAGTGAGCAGATTCAAAAGAATTTTGCCCGGACCCACTGGAAG CGAGCATTTAATGCCACCTCTTTCCTGCGTCATATCCGCAAGTTGGGGCAGAGCCCAGAGGGTGAGGAGGCCTCAGAGCGGAGAATGGCTCACCACAGCCACCCCAAGTGGTGA
- the PNCK gene encoding calcium/calmodulin-dependent protein kinase type 1B isoform X2 translates to MLLLKKQTEDISSVYEIREKLGSVSHPNIVALEDVHESPSHLYLAMELVTGGELFDRIMERGSYTEKDASHLVGQVLGAVSYLHSLGIVHRDLKPENLLYATPFEDSKIMVSDFGLSKIQAGNMLGTACGTPGYVAPELLEQKPYGKAVDVWALGVISYILLCGYPPFYDESDPELFSQILRASYEFDSPFWDDISESAKDFIRHLLERDPQKRFTCQQALQHLWISGDAAFDKDILGSVSEQIQKNFARTHWKRAFNATSFLRHIRKLGQSPEGEEASERRMAHHSHPKW, encoded by the exons ATGCTGCTGCTCAAGAAACAGACCGAGGACATCAGCAGCGTCTATGAGATCCGGGAGAAGCTTGgctc AGTCAGCCACCCCAACATTGTGGCTCTGGAGGACGTTCACGAGAGCCCGTCCCACCTCTACCTGGCCATGGAGCT GGTAACTGGGGGCGAGCTGTTTGACCGCATCATGGAGCGCGGGTCCTACACAGAGAAGGACGCCAGCCATCTGGTGGGCCAAGTCCTTGGCGCTGTCTCCTACCTGCACAGCCTGGGCATCGTGCACCGTGACCTCAAG CCTGAAAACCTTCTCTATGCCACACCGTTCGAGGACTCCAAAATCATGGTCTCTGACTTTGGCCTCTCCAAAATCCAGGCTGGCAACATGCTAGGCACTGCCTGTGGGACACCAGGATATGTGG ccccagagctCTTGGAGCAGAAACCCTACGGGAAGGCCGTGGATGTGTGGGCCCTGGGTGTCATCTCCTACATCCT GCTGTGTGGGTATCCCCCCTTCTACGACGAGAGCGACCCCGAACTCTTCAGCCAGATCCTGAGGGCCAGCTACGAGTTTGACTCACCCTTTTGGGATGACATCTCAGAATCAG CCAAAGATTTCATCCGGCACCTTCTGGAGCGAGACCCCCAGAAGAGGTTCACCTGCCAGCAGGCCTTACAGCATCTCTG GATCTCTGGGGATGCAGCCTTTGACAAGGACATCCTGGGTTCAGTCAGTGAGCAGATTCAAAAGAATTTTGCCCGGACCCACTGGAAG CGAGCATTTAATGCCACCTCTTTCCTGCGTCATATCCGCAAGTTGGGGCAGAGCCCAGAGGGTGAGGAGGCCTCAGAGCGGAGAATGGCTCACCACAGCCACCCCAAGTGGTGA